TATAGTTTAAGTATTTACCTTGTGAAAAAACTTAATGAAAGcttcatatttaatttaatactaATGAAAATCTTCactgttgagtgtgtgtgaaagtgtgtgaaagtgtgtgaaagtgtgtgagcagctgcagtatcagttcagtcactgtgactctgactgatggaggtttttgtacgactctttatcactgtgtgaacacatAGTCACCCTCACAATAACCATCAGAATCTGTTCTGCAATGGaaactctgacagtaataatgtccagcatcttcagtctggactccactgatggtcagagtgaaatcactgttagatccactgccactgaatctagatggagttcctgactGGAGGGTGCTTACACGACGAatcaggagtttaggagcttctccaggtttctgtaagtaccagGACACACATGGACTGCAGGCTGGAGCTCTACTGAATTTACAGCTCATCGTAACAGTTTCTCCTGGTGTTGCAGTTTTCACCGCAGTCTGAGTCACTGTGATCTGAGCTCTACAGCCTGAAAAACAAATCATTTATCagtcattaaaatatatattatttttcacattttaaaattgtgttaaaattatataatttaacttCTTCCAAATACATACTGTTCACCTTGTAGTATAAAGCAGTATAAGAGCGTccagatgatgatgaaggtcatgttgatgaagattgttgtgtgtgtcagtgatgaagtgttaaactcacagcactataaacactctcagagcactgaagcatctGATCAATATGCAAACACACTCCAGATCATTTACCTGAAGACAGCAGAAACACTGTTTTGTCATTTAGTATCTTTGCTAATAAATTTCTATTGATCATTTTCAGAAACAGACACTCCTGATTGACTTCATGTTATTTTGGGTGGATCTTCTCCCTCTAAACACTGTTTTAATGATCAGTTTCATTCAGACTTTGATGCTGAGAGCATTTAATACCTGTGCTGCAGATTTGATATCATCATGATACTGTAGAACAGGTCAAAGGGCATCCAATAGAGAATGACCATCTCAATCTGGCTGAAGGTTTCATTATAAAGCAGATCATTAGAATTAGCAGAGTTTAAATCACACGTGTTTGTAAATGTGATCAATGTAGTTTTTGACTGATTATAAAATTTCATCCTTCATGCAATAACAAGTATTTCATTTAAAGATGAATATTTAGTGTGTGTTTTCAGCTCAATCATGTTGATGTTGAGAAGAGCTGCTGTTGAGTCTCatatcagtgtgtgtgagtgtcgtTCGTctctttctctgctggagtttgtgttcatttgagtgtgacggaggtttttgtacgacgcTTTCACTAGAATGAAGCACTGTGGTACACTTTCGGTGGAGGAACTGAACTGACCATCAGTAAGTCTCTAAAATTctctaaaaatgtttatatataattgttttgtttttagattattCATGCAAGCATTTTGCAACAgggttttaaatattataaaatagtttaaattaaaaaaaaatattaactgcTGCAATATTTCATGGTGAATTTAATTGTTTCATAACTTCTTTAAATTTGTCTGCTGTTTTACAAATACATGTTTATATTCAGTGATATTTCATGATATTTATCTTTTTTCATTGCAAGGTATAATTTATGttgcttttatatatatatttctttttacaaGAGTAATTTCAGATATTATATTAACtaacattgtttgtattttaatatattgattgcaatattttctgacattttcaattatttcttaaaatacttaattgtGTCCATAATTCTTggtaaatttaataattcagaCATTTTGTAATGCATGAAACAAAAGTTTGATGATACtgacaaaataattataattttgtaGGCGTCTTCatcagacagagagaaagatttGAAACAAACCATAATTTTATCTTACATTTGCTGATAATTATGATTGTGAGTGTCTTAAGTTAATAATGAAATgatcatttaaatttgttttctacatataaatcatcagtttgtggacaatgtttttaaaatcagTTTGAGATTAAACTGAACCTTATTCAGAAAAGATGAAATGACTGTAATATTTGCTGTATATCATGTCTGCTTCAGAGAActgatttatatttattcatatatcttATACTTCATATATTTAGCAGCagtgaatattttatttgaactgAGAATATTGAAATTTAAATGCAGGATCATTACTATGTGGTTTATGAAAGAAAGCAGTGATGTGGAATTTCTGTAAAGATGAAATGATTGTGATTTTTCCTCCATTACTGTGTGTGACATCTGACTAATTGATGATCTAAAGACGttggtgttgtttgtgtgtgtttgtgcagctGGTCCCGCAGTGAAGCCCTCCGTGTCTCTGCTGCCGCCCTCTTCTCTGCAGATCTCTGGAGACTCAGCCGCACTGCTCTGCCTGCTCAGCTCTTACTCTCCACAGGGGGCGACGGTGAGCTGGACGCTGGACGGGTCAGAGGTCAGCGAGGGGTTCAGACCAGCGCAGAGAGCGAGCGGGACGGACGCTACAGCCGCAGCAGCGTCCTGAGCCTCAGCAAAGCACGCTGGGAAGGCGCGGATCGCTTCGTCTGCAGAGTAAGACATGACGGAGCTGATCACGAGGCCTCGTTCCTCAAGAGCTCCCAGTGCTGATGTTTCTCCGGTCCAGACGAGCCGTATCCGAGCGTCCGGCAGGATTCGCAGCAGTCACGTGATTTACAGCTCAATACTGAAGCAGTCTTTCAATGTGCTGCCATTGCTGTTCATTCAATAAAGCTTCTGAACGCGTTACATTTGTGTCCGACTGCATCATTGATCAGTGTGTCGTTCATTCAAAGTCCTGCACTAAAGTTTCAGCTGCTTTTGATTGATTGTAATAGTTGAGAACAGCTGCATTTAGCAGGAAATGTCAAATGAAGCTCTTGGGGTTTGAACATGGTCACTGGAGACGGAGCTGCTCTATTCTGAGAGGATCACAATCACTAAACCTGCCAATGCAAATGTGATTTTCACCTCAAACTCACAGTTTCACTCTTTGATTGGTTCAACGCTCTCAACTGGAACACTTTCACTTCTGCTCATGAGAAATGAGTTATGAGTAATACATTTAGAAACAGCTTTAGATGAAGGAGCTGCTTGAAAAACATCTGCATGTTACTGATACACCATGACTTTAGTGTAGTGTAGTGTATGAATCTACATATTAATTTACACActctgtatatacatatatactatatatatatatatatatatatatatatatatatatatatatatatatacatacaatgCTCTTGCTCTTTCCATATTGAACAAGAGTTAAAGTGcacgtgaaccggaagttgcaaacgacttttctccagtgttgtgacgtatttccaaatgaaacggaatattgaatagagggcaagGTTTCACTTCAgtgctcctcctctccatctcttgctcatagcagactaacggttggaggggagtggtttaagcgtttccaacccaagccgtcaaactgacgtcattAGAGAAGGGGCATCGTTGCAGAggggaggagcattttcaggttctgattaaagattacgaagcctaacaatttttttgtgtggatttacttgcacggattaattgttcaccaaACAAACTAGCAATTTCAGTTAACAAAATAAATTAGGTCAATTTTActttcatgtgtactttaagaatcaaagcctgagttgacagagaaagttgatgagcTGTGTCATGGTACCAATTATCCCTGATTGCAtcggtttggttttgtcaactcgaaactTATCCTATAACCCTTAGTTTGTTCAACTACTATCATGGTACATGCCCCTGGAGATGATGTTTTTCCACAGACAGGAACAGAACATCATCTGTGTGACATCACAATCTTGTTATTATCacaataggcttgtttgagatgagcaaattctgcgcagaaccgatcaccggtgatcatcgcgagatgcatgccggttagaaatgtgtccgagggtgggccgccttgctctgatgtcatgctgacgtgtgtcaaaaacctctcgcgagggcgaggcggcctcatcggattctgcagtcgagcaCAGTTGCTCTCCACagactgcgctgaccaaaagcatgatgggaaacgacttgctgacgacacagcttaaagcttattggtttaaacaaccgtgatgtattgatctcttttaaaaaatgtttgattttaaaacactaacaCCATGATTTTACGcgtataaattatgtgtgaatattccaaaaGTCTCTGACAGTGTGATCTCTCTATGtgattgttatcatatttataaaaatatataaaaacatgtctgtaattaaaataaaaatgattgatacacacatccttcgaatggaaataaataacaagtactttgggtggcttcttcattatgtttattttcatataaaagcaacagaacgtaaattacatccagtttatcagcaacacagcacacaagtgtgaatcccgcgatatccgccttaatctcgcaggtgtctgatgcactacgagaacggagaattgtccgtcttgcctgcacttttttcagtgTGAATATCAAGTGATATTCAACTACGTCACAGACTTTGTGAGATGATGACAAATACAAGGTGGTCCTTTGTTACAACCTACCCCACTACTGGGGTAGGTTGTAACACATACTGGGGTAAGTTGTAACAGGTAgacaaaatgcacaaaaactaAGGGTACTCCAAGTGATATGCCACAACAAccgttttattttaaatgaatggcTGCAACAATAAAATATGTGTGAATATGGGGAGTGTATGAGCacattgtgtgtttttgtgcatgCACACGTGTacgtttgtgtgtgcatgtctgtgtgtgtgagtgagagcaaattaacataaacatatttaCCCCCACTCCAcagaatgaacaaatgaaatgCATTCTTTATCAGTCACAATGGTGACAAgaacaaacaaattaaatgcATACTTAATCAGAGTCACAATGGTGACAAATAAAATTGGTCAGGCCTGGAGTGCATGCCTGGTGGGCCCAAAAGCTACATAAAACACACTTGACCCACACTTCTTTGGATCTTGAATTTCTGAATGGTTCCATGCAGACGACACAGAAATCTTCCTCTTCTGAAGAGGAGTTATCAGCCTTCACCCTTTTCCCGGCAGGTTTTTTTACCTTCTTGTTTTTGCTTTTCTCACTCCCCAAGATTATTTTCtgatgtttttcccttttcgACGCTCCTCCTCTTCCAATGCCAGCTTCACTGGTGTATCAGTGAGGATTTCCGAGCGCCTCTTCTTCCTACCCCTACCTGTCTCTTTCCTTGGGCCTGCTTTTGGAAATGGCCTAATGAGTGATGGGCTGAACGACTGACCTACGATAGACCCTGAGGTGCTCGGCATCTCATCAGAGTGCAGGTGGACAGCATGAATGGCTGGAGAGGAGCCAGGCGGCAGGTGAGCTGGAGAGGAGCCGGGCGGCAGGTGAGCTGAAGAGGAGCTGGGCGGCAGGTGAGCTGGAGAGGAGCCGGGCGGCAGGTGAGCTGGAGAGGAGCCGGGCGGCAGGTGAGCTGAAGAGGAGCTGGGTGGCAGGTGAGCTGAAGAGGAGCTGGGTGGCAGGTGAGCTGAAGAGGAGCCGGGCGGCAGGTGAGCTGAAGAGGAGCTGGGTGGCAGGTGAGCTGGAGAGGAGCCGGGCGGCAGGTGAGCTGAAGAGGAGCTGGGTGGCAGGTGAGCTGAAGAGGAGCTGGGTGGCAGGTGAGCTGAAGAGGAGCCGGGCGGCAGGTGAGCTGAAGAGGAGCTGGGCGGCAGGTGAGCTGGAGAGGAGCGGGGCGGCAGGTGAGCTGAAGAGGAGCTGGGTGGCAGGTGAGCTGAAGAGGAGCTGGGTGGCAGGTGAGCTGAAGAGGAGCCGGGCGGCAGGTGAGCTGAAGAGGAGCTGGGTGGCAGGTGAGCTGGAGAGGAGCTGGGTGGCAGGTGAGCTGAAGAGGAGCTGGGTGGCAGGTGAGCTGAAGAGGAGCTGGGCGGCAGGTGAGCTGGAGAGGAGCCGGGCGGCAGGTGAGCTGAAGAGGAGCTGGGCGGCAGGTGAGCTGAAGAGGAGCTGGGCGGCAGGTGAGCTGGAGAGGAGCCGGGCGGCAGGTGAGCTGAAGAGGAGCCGGGCGGCAGG
The nucleotide sequence above comes from Chanodichthys erythropterus isolate Z2021 chromosome 23, ASM2448905v1, whole genome shotgun sequence. Encoded proteins:
- the LOC137013727 gene encoding putative uncharacterized protein ENSP00000383309 is translated as MSIYDIPGIVRIALPTAATQKNIQAGFQCTGIWPYNCNIFQDYDFAPSQVTDRPDPSGALQQNSSPAHLPPGSSPAHLPPGSSPAHLPPGSSPAHLPPGSSPAHLPPGSSPAHLPPGSSPAHLLPGSSPPYLPPGSSPAHLPPGSSPAHLLPGSYPAHLPPGSSPAHLPPGSSPAHLPPGFSPAHLLPGSYPAHLPPGSSPAHLPPGSSPPYLPPGSSPAHLPPGSSPAHLPPGSSPAHLPPGSSSAHLPPGSSAAHLPPGSSSAHLPPGSSPAHLPPSSSSAHLPPSSSSAHLPPGSSPAHLPPSSSSAHLPPSSSSAHLPPSSSPAHLPPSSSSAHLPPGSSSAHLPPSSSSAHLPPSSSSAHLPPRSSPAHLPPSSSSAHLPPGSSSAHLPPSSSSAHLPPSSSSAHLPPGSSPAHLPPSSSSAHLPPGSSSAHLPPSSSSAHLPPSSSSAHLPPGSSPAHLPPGSSPAHLPPSSSSAHLPPGSSPAHLPPGSSPAIHAVHLHSDEMPSTSGSIVGQSFSPSLIRPFPKAGPRKETGRGRKKRRSEILTDTPVKLALEEEERRKGKNIRK